A single genomic interval of Armigeres subalbatus isolate Guangzhou_Male chromosome 1, GZ_Asu_2, whole genome shotgun sequence harbors:
- the LOC134207748 gene encoding DDB1- and CUL4-associated factor 6-like, giving the protein MRTDRRVNSVFRTLYGGGHTYGEDLFGQRLANSCKDSLDFIQRLDLWKTLKVHKGCVNTVFWSDDGQLLLSGSDDQHIVISSPFTGQTLFQHKTTHRANIFSARFLPQSGNREIVSCSGDGIVLYTELKDVALEPAEAHERNLNYFNCHSNGTTYEVTTIPTEPKTFMSCGEDGTVRLFDLRKMTRCLKTCCKDNILILSPSAVTAMSLSPISMNYIALGSSDSNVRIYDRRFLKMVDCNSPGSPNDRHTVPVKMFTNPSIEKRSFRVTSVAYSQDECDLLVNYSSDHLYLFDVTKEGIEVTTAQASSSAEKGKRGSKTQHSIDSPPPVRRLRLRGDWSDTGPEARPAREMASRVFGAGQARPQLQATIMHRMTEVLSRMLADPRTRIGLTHTNELTNDSDLANVVDDFRSFASSSNSGVGGEDVERREGSAEPQPSTSGARPRSPRQGVADSTRVGESRVQEADDDDDDDYEDDQGDGHKLNQRKKSVSRQNSAYEAELKALNDLEAKVLNYDYVLRKFVGHRNARTMIKEATFWGNDYIMSGSDCGHVFTWERATGRLVMLMEADQHVVNCVQPHPTMPILATSGIDYDIKVWLPMDEEKVRFDQEAANDLMERNAVMLEETKDTITVPASFMIRMLACIHSLRNRRGPAGSAAEASAADNGGNSNNDNNNNSNNNDNGNNNSNNSNNGRDESSGEGDRSGSSEHFL; this is encoded by the exons ATGCGAACGGATAGACGAGTGAATAGTGTGTTCCGGACGCTGTACGGCGGGGGCCATACCTATGGCGAGGATTTGTTCGGTCAGCGACTTGCCAACAGCTGCAAAG ACAGTCTGGACTTCATTCAGCGGTTGGACCTGTGGAAAACCCTAAAAGTACACAAAGGATGCGTCAATACAGTATTCTGGAGCGACGATGGCCAGTTATTACTGTCCGGCTCCGACGATCAGCACATCGTCATCAGCAGTCCGTTCACCGGACAGACCCTTTTTCAGCACAAGACAACACACAGGGCCAACATCTTCAGTGCTCGGTTTCTGCCACAGAGTGGAAATCGGGAAATCGTGTCCTGCTCCGGCGATGGTATCGTGCTCTATACGGAACTGAAGGACGTTGCCCTGGAACCCGCGGAAGCTCACGAACGTAACTTGAACTACTTCAACTGTCACAGCAATGGGACGACGTACGAAGTGACTACGATTCCAACAGAACCCAAGACCTTCATGAGCTGCGGAGAGGACGGAACGGTGCGGTTATTTGACCTGCGCAAGATGACACGCTGCCTGAAGACGTGCTGTAAGGATAACATCCTTATTTTGAGCCCTTCGGCTGTGACGGCCATGAGCCTTTCACCGATTTCCATGAATTACATTGCACTGGGTAGTTCCGATAGCAACGTTCGGATCTATGACCGGAGGTTCCTCAAAATGGTAGACTGCAACTCACCTGGGTCGCCGAATGATCGCCACACGGTGCCGGTCAAGATGTTCACTAATCCATCGATCGAAAAACGTTCtttcagggtgacttcggtcgCTTATAGTCAGGACGAGTGTGATTTGCTG GTCAACTACTCGTCCGATCATTTGTACCTGTTCGATGTGACGAAGGAGGGCATCGAAGTCACAACAGCACAGGCCTCGAGCAGTGCTGAAAAGGGTAAGCGGGGTTCGAAGACGCAGCATAGTATTGACAGTCCACCGCCGGTGCGTCGGTTGCGTTTGCGTGGCGATTGGTCCGATACCGGGCCGGAAGCACGTCCGGCCCGCGAGATGGCATCACGGGTATTCGGGGCCGGCCAGGCTCGACCACAACTGCAGGCTACGATCATGCATCGTATGACCGAGGTTCTGTCACGAATGTTGGCCGACCCCAGAACACGAATCGGACTGACGCACACGAATGAGCTAACCAACGATAGCGATTTGGCCAATGTGGTGGATGACTTCCGTAGTTTTGCTAGCAGTAGCAATAGTGGGGTTGGGGGTGAAGACGTGGAACGACGGGAAGGTTCGGCAGAACCACAACCTTCGACGAGTGGTGCTCGACCCAGATCACCGAGACAAGGCGTGGCAGATTCGACACGGGTAGGGGAGAGCAGAGTACAGGAAgcagatgatgatgacgatgatgattacGAGGACGACCAAGGGGACGGGCATAAACTAAACCAAAGAAAAAAGTCTGTTAGTAGACAGAATTCTGCATACGAAGCGGAACTGAAAGCACTGAATGATCTCGAAGCAAAGGTTTTAAACTACGATTACGTACTAAGGAAGTTTGTGGGGCATCGCAACGCAAG AACAATGATTAAGGAGGCGACCTTCTGGGGCAATGACTATATCATGTCCGGTTCAGACTGTGGCCATGTATTTACTTGGGAACGAGCAACTGGCAGGTTGGTAATGCTCATGGAAGCCGATCAGCACGTGGTGAATTGTGTTCAGCCACACCCGACGATGCCGATCCTGGCCACGTCTGGTATCGATTATGATATCAAGGTGTGGCTACCGATGGACGAAGAAAAGGTGCGGTTTGATCAGGAGGCGGCAAATGAT CTCATGGAACGCAACGCGGTTATGCTAGAGGAAACCAAAGATACGATTACGGTGCCGGCTTCGTTCATGATTCGGATGCTGGCATGCATCCACTCACTGCGAAATCGTCGGGGGCCGGCTGGCTCAGCGGCAGAAGCTTCGGCTGCCGACAACGGAGGAAATAGCAATAacgataataataacaatagtAACAATAATGATAATGGTAACAATAACAGCAACA